The proteins below come from a single Nocardiopsis gilva YIM 90087 genomic window:
- a CDS encoding HAD family hydrolase, with protein MVPERAQVPVDELSAVIFDVDGVVTDTASVHAAAWKRVFDDVLRSRTSPTGAPLRPFDPGRDYLEFVDGRSRADGVRTFLASRGVTVPETASPGSSDTATVASVAARKDRYFRDHIQRHPVHAYPSTVALLRRLRDAGIATAAVSASRNCAAVLHAADVDGWFDARVDGVDAARLHFPGKPDPALFLEAARRLAVAPERTAMVEDSLVGVEAGRRGGFGQVIGVDRTGQRGELYSRGADIVVGDLAELDIVRAAP; from the coding sequence GTGGTACCCGAACGCGCGCAGGTCCCCGTCGATGAACTTTCCGCCGTCATCTTCGACGTGGACGGTGTCGTCACCGACACCGCCTCTGTCCACGCCGCCGCGTGGAAGCGCGTCTTCGACGACGTTCTGCGTTCCCGCACCAGCCCGACCGGAGCGCCCCTCCGCCCCTTCGACCCCGGCCGGGACTACCTCGAGTTCGTCGACGGCCGGTCACGAGCCGACGGCGTGCGCACCTTCCTTGCGTCGCGCGGCGTGACCGTGCCCGAGACCGCTTCCCCGGGCTCATCCGACACCGCCACCGTCGCGTCGGTGGCCGCCCGCAAGGACCGGTACTTCCGCGACCACATCCAGCGCCATCCCGTCCACGCCTACCCCTCCACTGTCGCGTTGCTGCGCCGACTGCGCGACGCGGGCATCGCCACCGCCGCCGTGTCGGCCAGCCGCAACTGCGCCGCCGTCCTGCACGCCGCCGACGTGGACGGCTGGTTCGACGCGCGGGTTGACGGCGTCGACGCCGCCCGGCTCCACTTCCCGGGCAAGCCCGACCCGGCGCTGTTCCTGGAGGCGGCCCGGCGGCTCGCCGTTGCCCCGGAGCGCACCGCCATGGTGGAAGACTCCCTGGTCGGCGTCGAGGCGGGGCGTCGTGGCGGCTTCGGGCAGGTGATCGGTGTGGACCGTACCGGCCAGCGCGGCGAGCTGTACAGCCGCGGCGCCGACATCGTCGTCGGTGACCTGGCCGAACTCGACATCGTGCGAGCCGCCCCGTGA
- a CDS encoding TetR/AcrR family transcriptional regulator: MTPHGHELGETTAPAQHAAAAADSADRSTPRRRLRRTERREQILAAATRAFARSGFSATGLDDIAAEAGISRAILYRHFDSKSDLYRAVLDRACDRLIASVGADEFTEDSIPALVRAAADEPDGFRLLFRYATREAEFRDRMAWFNDGVVEVARRNLSGLIPDPGWEAWAAHLVPTVAIEAVIAWLDAGQPDPAAAARRIAAAVDGVIQAARCTDSRGTGE; the protein is encoded by the coding sequence CTCCGCGGACAGGTCCACTCCGCGACGACGGCTGCGCCGCACCGAGCGCCGCGAACAGATCCTGGCCGCCGCCACCCGCGCCTTCGCGCGCTCCGGGTTCAGCGCCACCGGCCTCGACGACATCGCGGCCGAGGCCGGAATCAGCCGGGCCATCCTGTACCGGCATTTCGACTCCAAGAGCGACCTGTACCGCGCCGTACTCGACCGGGCATGCGACCGGCTCATCGCGTCCGTAGGCGCCGACGAGTTCACCGAGGACAGCATTCCGGCACTGGTCCGCGCGGCCGCCGACGAGCCGGACGGCTTCCGGCTGCTGTTCCGCTACGCGACCCGTGAAGCCGAGTTCCGCGACCGGATGGCCTGGTTCAACGACGGCGTCGTCGAGGTAGCGCGCCGCAACCTGTCCGGCCTCATCCCCGATCCCGGGTGGGAGGCATGGGCGGCGCACCTGGTGCCCACGGTCGCCATCGAGGCGGTCATCGCCTGGCTCGACGCCGGACAGCCCGACCCCGCGGCGGCGGCCCGGCGGATCGCGGCTGCGGTCGACGGTGTCATCCAGGCGGCGCGGTGCACCGACTCCCGCGGCACCGGAGAATGA